In Mycolicibacterium nivoides, the DNA window CGCATTTGCCCGGCCGCCGCCGTTGGCACTGGTGGTCAGCCACGGCAACCAGGCCACGACCACCAGAACCGCAGCACACAGTGCCACCAGCCAACCTGGACGAAGACGAACCATAGCGACGAGACTATCGGGTGTGACCGAACTACCTGACTGGGCCAGAGAGCTCGATCTCGCTCCGCACCCCGAGGGCGGCTGGTACCGCGAGACCTGGCGTAGCGAACTGACGATCAGCCAGGCCTCGCTGCCGACGGGCTATTCGGGGCCCCGTGACGCCGGCACCGCGATCCTGTTCCTGCTGATGCCCGGCCAGCAGTCGGCGTGGCACACCGTGCGCAGTGCCGAGCTGTGGTTTCACCACCGGGGCAGCCCCCTGGTCCTGGAGATCGGCGAGGAAAAAGACACCGCGACAAGCCTTCTGCTGGGCCCTGACATTGCCGCCGGGCAGCACCCGCAACTGCTCGTGCCACCCGGCCACTGGCAGCGC includes these proteins:
- a CDS encoding cupin domain-containing protein, giving the protein MTELPDWARELDLAPHPEGGWYRETWRSELTISQASLPTGYSGPRDAGTAILFLLMPGQQSAWHTVRSAELWFHHRGSPLVLEIGEEKDTATSLLLGPDIAAGQHPQLLVPPGHWQRAMPRGDEPALVSCVVVPGFDFADFALGATKD